One stretch of Croceibacterium atlanticum DNA includes these proteins:
- a CDS encoding outer membrane protein → MFTPNKSACVKLIAIAAMSCPALAAAQDNHFQGVTIGAQAGWDRSSIDETVLATPDDVQLTDRDDGIAYALFGGFDLQSGSFVIGGEAGFSPDGRTLRADVGADGYVKLDPKWSANVSARAGVALAPRLLAYGRVGYQLTRYRVGGYENGNSTPLASDRETGDGLIFGGGLEYAAGDSMLLRAEYRRRDLDGSLGGHQALIGVGFRF, encoded by the coding sequence ATGTTCACACCCAATAAGAGCGCTTGTGTAAAGCTCATCGCCATTGCCGCCATGTCCTGTCCCGCACTGGCCGCGGCGCAGGATAATCACTTCCAGGGCGTCACCATCGGCGCGCAGGCCGGCTGGGACCGCAGTTCCATCGACGAAACCGTGCTGGCCACGCCCGACGATGTGCAGCTGACCGACCGGGATGACGGCATTGCCTATGCCCTGTTCGGCGGTTTCGACCTGCAATCCGGCAGCTTTGTGATCGGCGGGGAGGCGGGCTTCTCGCCCGATGGGCGGACCTTGCGCGCCGATGTCGGCGCGGATGGCTATGTGAAGCTCGATCCGAAATGGTCCGCCAATGTCTCGGCCCGGGCAGGCGTTGCCCTTGCCCCACGCCTGCTGGCCTATGGCCGTGTCGGTTATCAGCTCACCCGTTACCGCGTGGGTGGGTATGAAAACGGCAATTCCACCCCACTCGCCAGCGACCGTGAAACCGGCGACGGGCTGATCTTCGGTGGCGGGCTGGAATATGCGGCGGGTGACAGCATGCTGCTGCGCGCCGAATATCGCCGCCGCGATCTCGATGGGTCGCTGGGCGGTCATCAGGCCCTGATCGGCGTGGGCTTCCGTTTCTGA
- a CDS encoding GlxA family transcriptional regulator, giving the protein MTKQEANGTAAQETPRRVVMVTYPDAHILDIAGPIEVLSGAALFLPEGTAPYAMELVAQQAGPVLTTSGISLQADRAFNDARQDTRAMDTLIISGGHGTSAALTDPALMDFIAWAVPRARRVVSICTGAMILAELGMLDGRRATTHWWWCPILSRKYPAVHVEPDSIFVRDGPFWTSAGVTSGMDLALALLEEDWGHDIALQVARYNVMYVMRPGGQTQFSANLLAQKAEDPAIGKTLEYILSNLGQPLTVTALAARACMSERSFARKFREETGVTPAHYVEAARLQAVRVALEQTGDSIDQIARRTGFQNAERMRRAFHRQIGVSANDYRARFRFSPAEGDQEPPD; this is encoded by the coding sequence ATGACGAAACAAGAAGCAAACGGCACCGCCGCCCAGGAAACGCCACGCCGGGTGGTCATGGTGACTTACCCCGATGCCCATATCCTGGATATTGCGGGCCCGATCGAGGTGCTGTCCGGTGCCGCCCTGTTCCTGCCGGAAGGCACCGCACCCTATGCGATGGAACTGGTGGCGCAGCAGGCCGGGCCGGTTCTTACCACCAGCGGGATATCCCTTCAGGCGGACCGGGCATTCAATGATGCGCGGCAGGATACGCGGGCCATGGACACGCTGATCATTTCCGGCGGCCACGGCACCAGCGCAGCATTGACCGATCCTGCGCTGATGGATTTCATCGCCTGGGCCGTACCGCGCGCCCGGCGGGTGGTTTCGATCTGCACCGGCGCGATGATCCTGGCCGAACTGGGCATGCTGGATGGCCGCCGGGCGACAACTCATTGGTGGTGGTGCCCGATCCTGTCCCGCAAATATCCGGCCGTTCATGTCGAACCCGATTCCATCTTCGTGCGTGACGGGCCGTTCTGGACCTCCGCCGGCGTGACATCGGGCATGGATCTGGCCCTGGCCCTGCTGGAAGAGGATTGGGGCCATGATATCGCGCTGCAGGTCGCCCGCTATAATGTGATGTATGTGATGCGGCCCGGCGGGCAGACCCAGTTCAGCGCCAATCTGCTGGCGCAAAAGGCTGAAGACCCGGCGATCGGCAAGACGCTGGAATATATTCTCTCCAATCTTGGCCAGCCACTGACCGTGACTGCACTGGCCGCCCGCGCCTGCATGTCGGAACGCAGTTTCGCCCGCAAATTCCGGGAAGAAACCGGGGTGACGCCGGCCCATTACGTGGAAGCCGCAAGGCTGCAGGCGGTGCGCGTTGCGCTGGAGCAGACCGGGGATTCAATCGATCAGATCGCCCGCCGCACAGGCTTCCAGAACGCCGAGAGGATGCGCCGGGCGTTCCACCGCCAGATCGGCGTTTCGGCCAATGATTATCGCGCACGGTTCCGTTTCTCCCCGGCGGAGGGCGACCAGGAACCCCCGGACTGA